From the genome of Segatella hominis, one region includes:
- a CDS encoding aminopeptidase C: MKKTLIAAALMALVATGASAKTATDSAAIAKNKPVFTVVKENPITSIKDQNRSGTCWAYSTLSYFESEILKKTGKTYDLSEMFVANKTYMDRATMAVRMHGDVSFSQGGSAYDVLYALKHYGIVPENAMPAPGTLTGDSLANFGEFFDVMTPYVEAVAKSNAKKISSAWKSGLQGIIDSYIGKTPEKFTYQGKQYTPQSFCESLGLNLDDYVTITSYTHHPMWSQFAVEVQDNWRWPMSYNVPMEDICKIIDNAVNNGYTIAWGGDVTEDGFTRKGLGIAYDVKKVRSMAGTDADHWFKLSKDEKKEKFDSLGVNAPEVVPTQQMRQEAFDNWETTDDHGMHIYGIAKDQNGKEYYMVKNSWGEYGDYKGTWYMTKAFVAYKTMDFMVNKNAIPKDIRKKLGI, from the coding sequence ATGAAGAAAACATTGATCGCAGCAGCATTGATGGCATTGGTTGCCACAGGTGCAAGCGCAAAGACCGCTACTGATTCAGCAGCTATCGCAAAGAACAAGCCAGTATTTACAGTGGTAAAGGAAAACCCTATCACCAGCATCAAGGATCAGAACCGCAGTGGTACGTGCTGGGCTTACTCTACGCTCAGCTATTTTGAGAGCGAGATTTTGAAGAAGACAGGCAAGACATACGACTTGAGCGAGATGTTCGTTGCCAACAAGACATACATGGACCGCGCCACAATGGCTGTCAGAATGCACGGTGACGTGAGCTTCTCACAGGGCGGTAGCGCATACGATGTACTGTATGCTTTGAAGCACTATGGTATCGTACCAGAGAATGCAATGCCAGCACCAGGTACATTGACAGGTGACTCACTTGCCAACTTCGGTGAGTTCTTCGATGTGATGACTCCATACGTAGAAGCTGTTGCCAAGAGCAATGCTAAGAAAATTTCTTCTGCTTGGAAGAGCGGTCTTCAGGGCATCATCGACTCTTACATCGGTAAGACTCCAGAGAAGTTTACCTATCAGGGCAAGCAATATACTCCACAGTCATTCTGCGAGAGCCTCGGTTTGAATCTCGATGACTATGTAACCATCACCAGCTATACCCACCACCCAATGTGGAGTCAGTTTGCTGTTGAGGTACAGGACAACTGGCGCTGGCCTATGAGCTACAACGTTCCAATGGAAGACATCTGCAAGATTATCGACAACGCAGTCAACAACGGTTATACTATAGCTTGGGGTGGCGACGTAACAGAGGATGGTTTCACTCGCAAAGGTCTCGGTATCGCTTACGATGTAAAGAAGGTTCGTTCTATGGCAGGCACCGATGCAGACCACTGGTTCAAGCTTTCAAAAGACGAGAAGAAAGAGAAGTTCGACTCACTGGGTGTCAACGCTCCTGAGGTTGTACCAACACAGCAGATGCGTCAGGAAGCTTTCGATAACTGGGAGACTACCGATGACCACGGTATGCACATCTATGGTATCGCAAAGGACCAGAATGGTAAGGAGTACTACATGGTGAAGAACTCATGGGGTGAGTATGGCGATTACAAGGGAACCTGGTACATGACCAAGGCATTCGTAGCATACAAGACTATGGACTTCATGGTAAACAAGAATGCCATCCCTAAGGATATCCGCAAAAAACTCGGAATCTAA